GGCGACGTTCACGCGCGTGCTGACCGGCGTCATCCGCATCAGGGCGGCCGGGAAAGGCGCCAGGAGCGGGACGAGCCTGGCGGGATCGGTGGTTTCGGGATCCAGCCAGGCGGCGATCGCCGCGGGCGGCAGGATGGCGGGCATGCGGTCGTGCACCGTGGCCACCAGGTCGTTGGGTTCGGTGGTCAACAGCGTCACCGACTCGATCTGCTGCTCGGGCCCGCGCCAGGATTCCCAGAGCGCCGCGATGCCGAACGGCCCCCCGTCCCTCAGCTGGAAGTAGCGCGGCAGCTTCTTCCCGCCTTCCTTCTGCCACTCGAAGAAGCCGTCGGCGGGCACGACGGCCCGCCGCGACTTGAGCAGGCCCTTGAACATGGGCTTCTCGGCGACCGTGTCGGCGCGAGCATTGATGGGCGCCGGCCCCGCTTTCGGGTCCTTGGCCCAGCGCGGGATCAGGCCCCAGCGCAGCAGATCGGCCCGGCGCTTGCCTTCGGCGGCCCGGATCGCCAGGATCGACTGGGTGGGCGCGATGTTGTAGCGGGCGCGCCATTCGGCCAGGACAAGCGCATCCTCCTCGGCCACCTCGAAGAGGTCGGCCAGGATGGGCCCGGCCGTAGTCAGGCTGAAGCGTCCGCACACGTCGTCGCGCCTACCGCGGTCCCACGCCGAAGCGGCCGGCGCGCGACGACTCGGCGCCACCAGGGCGCCCCGATCCGCTTCGGGGCCGAGCCCACCAGAAAACCTTCCGCATTTCCTCTTTCATTGTACGAGCGCCGCCGCATTCGCGCCCAGCAACCGTTCCGTCAGCTCATCGCCCAGCCCCAGGTCCCGGATCCGCTCGATCGCCAGACCGAGCGGCGGCTCCAGAATGGGGAAATCGCTGCCGTACAGGATCCGGTCGGGGAAACGCCGCGCGGCGCCGGCCAGCGAGGCCAGGAATCCGCCACCCTCGCCTTGCAGCACGTGCGGGCTGTCCAGCACGTTGGAGGTGTCGAGCCACACCTGGTGGCGTTCCACGAGTTCCAGGGCCAGATCCCACTCCGCCATGCCCAGGTGCGGCAACTGCACGCGCAGGCCGGGGAACCGCTCCAGCGCGACCTTCACGCCCCGCAGGCCGACCCACTCGTCTTTCAGCGGCGCGGTGCCCGCGTGGATGACCGCCAGCTTGCCTCGCTCTCGCACCGCCGCGTAGAGGGGATCGAAGCGGGGATCGTCCGCCAGGAAGCGCCCCACGTTGCAGTGCAGCTTGATCCCGGCGAAGCCGAAGTCATCGAGGGCCTCGGCGACTATCTCGGCCAGGTCCGGATCGTCGGGGTGGACGCA
The sequence above is drawn from the Candidatus Tanganyikabacteria bacterium genome and encodes:
- a CDS encoding amidohydrolase produces the protein MIDAHVHAFPERMLRAIYAWFDDVGWKIPKPPDAAAILDEVARSGAGRVFLLIYSHKAGIARPLNRWLHDLARQDPRVIPVGCVHPDDPDLAEIVAEALDDFGFAGIKLHCNVGRFLADDPRFDPLYAAVRERGKLAVIHAGTAPLKDEWVGLRGVKVALERFPGLRVQLPHLGMAEWDLALELVERHQVWLDTSNVLDSPHVLQGEGGGFLASLAGAARRFPDRILYGSDFPILEPPLGLAIERIRDLGLGDELTERLLGANAAALVQ
- a CDS encoding SOS response-associated peptidase; the protein is MCGRFSLTTAGPILADLFEVAEEDALVLAEWRARYNIAPTQSILAIRAAEGKRRADLLRWGLIPRWAKDPKAGPAPINARADTVAEKPMFKGLLKSRRAVVPADGFFEWQKEGGKKLPRYFQLRDGGPFGIAALWESWRGPEQQIESVTLLTTEPNDLVATVHDRMPAILPPAAIAAWLDPETTDPARLVPLLAPFPAALMRMTPVSTRVNVATVDDPDCVRPLGEQGELL